The Euphorbia lathyris chromosome 3, ddEupLath1.1, whole genome shotgun sequence genome contains a region encoding:
- the LOC136223765 gene encoding VQ motif-containing protein 11 produces MASTSSNTAAYGDSDPPSPNTTFVQADPSTFRTIVQKLTGAPDDPSAQKLPISHSNRPLPVPGPKRPAFKLNERRQSAKNLQINLINNNNSMFQFRQQRGGSHLLVSPVSTLDFIASRMSPRSPCDEEERAIAEKGFYLHPISPLCTPRGAEPPELLPLFPLRSPSDIADGDDDDDRTSCS; encoded by the coding sequence ATGGCTTCCACTTCTAGCAACACCGCCGCCTACGGTGACTCCGACCCACCCTCGCCTAACACCACCTTCGTCCAAGCCGATCCTTCTACCTTCCGTACCATTGTCCAGAAACTGACCGGAGCACCCGACGACCCATCTGCCCAAAAGCTTCCGATCAGCCATTCAAACCGACCCCTACCCGTTCCTGGGCCGAAAAGACCTGCCTTTAAGCTGAATGAAAGAAGACAGAGCGCTAAGAACCTTCAAATCAACCTTATAAACAACAACAATTCTATGTTCCAGTTCAGACAGCAACGAGGAGGAAGTCATTTGTTGGTGTCTCCTGTTTCGACATTGGATTTTATTGCTTCACGAATGAGCCCTCGATCGCCTTGCGATGAAGAAGAAAGAGCCATTGCTGAAAAGGGGTTTTATTTGCATCCGATTAGTCCTTTGTGTACGCCGAGAGGAGCTGAGCCACCTGAATTGCTGCCTCTGTTTCCTTTGCGATCTCCTTCAGACATTGCCGatggtgatgatgatgatgatcgtACTTCTTGCTCTTGA